A region from the Arthrobacter roseus genome encodes:
- the glsA gene encoding glutaminase A, with protein MKSPIEKFLEDVHHETLKINGGEPASYIPELATVNPDLFGITLATVDGYVYETGDTRTNFSIQSISKPFTYALALEDIGFEAVDEKIDVEPSGDSFNEISLEPGTGRPMNPMINAGAIAAVSLVRGGTNGSRPTRILNAYSSYAGRDLDIDDDVFTSELVNGHRNRAIGHMLRNFGILETDPNPVLKDYFMQCSVQVDCRDLAVMAATLANNGVNPFIGQRVMEVDVVERVLSVMTTCGMYDAAGEWVTSVGMPAKSGVGGGIIAVLPGQVGLAVFAPPLDAFGHSVRGMAACERISRELELHFVRAGRTGRSTVRSSYPITNAPSGIRRNDESAEVLEEHGYRARVLELQGDLLFAGAEAMVRAITELPADVEHVVLDIRRVDEVAEISLRMLVSAWQELKNENRTLLLVDPESKVASYLESTPEHEKSPVPVFDTRSGAVEWCESTLIRRYGNELCLPSKVEARNSPALGTMSDADANALQELMVERTYDAGDIIRRVGQKFGGVHFIESGTVAGFLRDTSGDRVQTAKLSAGMTFGELALGSEDRQETTVKAVGKVSIKLLEAATIDTLEEENPRLSVALWKALTRDAYVRVDQQLREMAVRTRD; from the coding sequence CGTCCATCACGAAACCCTGAAAATAAACGGTGGAGAACCGGCGTCGTACATACCGGAACTGGCAACCGTGAATCCGGACCTTTTTGGCATCACTTTGGCAACCGTGGACGGCTACGTCTACGAGACCGGAGACACGCGGACAAATTTCAGCATCCAGTCCATCTCGAAGCCCTTCACCTACGCATTGGCGCTGGAGGACATCGGGTTTGAGGCCGTGGATGAAAAGATCGACGTGGAACCCTCCGGAGACTCATTCAACGAGATCTCTCTAGAACCCGGCACCGGCCGGCCCATGAACCCGATGATCAACGCGGGCGCCATAGCAGCCGTCTCGCTGGTACGCGGGGGCACCAACGGATCGCGACCAACCCGCATCCTGAACGCCTACTCCTCCTACGCGGGCCGGGATCTTGACATCGACGACGACGTCTTCACCTCCGAGCTCGTCAACGGCCACCGCAACCGCGCCATCGGTCACATGCTGCGGAACTTCGGCATTCTCGAGACGGACCCCAACCCGGTCCTGAAGGACTACTTCATGCAGTGCTCCGTACAGGTGGACTGCCGGGACCTCGCAGTGATGGCCGCAACTCTGGCCAATAACGGCGTGAATCCTTTCATTGGACAGCGCGTCATGGAAGTGGACGTCGTCGAGCGCGTACTCAGTGTCATGACCACCTGCGGCATGTACGACGCCGCCGGCGAATGGGTGACGAGCGTTGGGATGCCAGCCAAATCCGGCGTTGGCGGCGGCATCATTGCGGTCCTCCCCGGCCAGGTGGGGCTAGCTGTCTTCGCACCACCACTGGACGCGTTCGGCCACAGCGTACGCGGCATGGCGGCGTGCGAACGCATCTCGCGTGAACTGGAACTTCACTTTGTCCGTGCTGGCAGGACCGGTCGATCGACAGTTCGCAGCAGCTACCCCATCACCAACGCGCCCTCCGGCATTCGGCGCAACGACGAATCCGCAGAAGTTCTCGAGGAGCACGGATACCGCGCCAGAGTGCTCGAACTCCAGGGTGACCTACTCTTCGCGGGAGCGGAAGCAATGGTACGGGCCATTACCGAATTACCCGCCGACGTGGAACACGTGGTCCTCGACATCCGTCGGGTAGACGAAGTAGCCGAAATCAGTCTCCGCATGCTCGTATCTGCCTGGCAGGAACTAAAAAATGAGAACCGCACGCTCCTCCTAGTTGACCCCGAGTCCAAAGTAGCCTCCTACCTCGAGTCGACACCGGAACACGAAAAATCGCCGGTACCCGTCTTCGACACTCGCTCAGGAGCCGTCGAATGGTGTGAATCCACACTGATTCGCCGCTACGGAAATGAACTCTGCCTACCCTCGAAGGTAGAAGCCCGCAACAGTCCCGCACTGGGAACCATGAGCGATGCCGACGCCAATGCCCTTCAGGAACTCATGGTGGAACGCACCTACGACGCCGGCGACATCATTCGACGTGTGGGACAAAAGTTTGGCGGCGTCCACTTCATTGAGTCCGGGACCGTGGCCGGTTTTCTCAGAGACACCTCAGGGGACCGGGTACAGACAGCCAAGCTTTCCGCCGGCATGACGTTCGGTGAGCTGGCGCTGGGCAGCGAGGACCGTCAAGAGACTACGGTGAAGGCTGTCGGCAAGGTATCGATCAAGCTACTCGAAGCCGCAACGATCGACACGCTGGAAGAAGAGAACCCTCGGTTATCCGTCGCCCTCTGGAAGGCACTCACCAGAGACGCCTACGTCAGGGTTGATCAGCAACTGCGGGAAATGGCCGTCAGGACCCGAGACTGA